The Pseudomonas iranensis genome includes a window with the following:
- a CDS encoding alpha/beta hydrolase family protein, with protein sequence MSCQQTSDVGDPELSQAALTVTKATPFKETAADGYALGGFTWRHSSPAPQRPVVIISAATSVRCRHYSRFAAYLFSHGCDVMTYDYRGIGESRSESIKGLRASWTDWGALDFEAMLKRAQREFPGQPIDVVAHSFGGCAAGLAASGTVIRRLVTVGAQFAYWRDYAPEQRWRMFGKWHVVMPLMALLCGYFPGKRLGWLEDTPTAVVRDWSTPTARYEQRPSGRALMKKAGALPFDGVRAQTLAISLSDDPYGTIPAIERLLGYFSNAAKTHLRIAPQDIGERQVGHFGFFRSAYQATLWPIALTWLQTGALAADTPGRQVPRS encoded by the coding sequence ATGAGCTGTCAGCAGACATCCGATGTGGGCGACCCAGAGTTGAGCCAAGCAGCTTTGACTGTAACTAAAGCTACGCCCTTCAAGGAAACCGCAGCCGACGGCTACGCACTCGGCGGCTTCACCTGGCGCCACAGTTCGCCCGCTCCACAGCGCCCGGTGGTCATCATCAGCGCCGCCACCTCGGTGCGCTGTCGGCACTATTCACGGTTCGCGGCCTACCTGTTCAGCCATGGCTGCGATGTGATGACCTACGATTACCGGGGCATTGGCGAATCACGCAGTGAATCGATCAAAGGGCTGCGCGCTTCGTGGACTGACTGGGGCGCTCTGGATTTCGAAGCGATGCTCAAACGCGCGCAGCGGGAGTTTCCCGGTCAGCCAATCGATGTGGTCGCCCACAGTTTCGGCGGCTGCGCGGCAGGCCTGGCAGCGTCGGGCACGGTCATCCGACGGCTGGTTACCGTCGGGGCGCAGTTCGCTTACTGGCGCGATTACGCCCCTGAACAGCGCTGGCGGATGTTCGGCAAGTGGCATGTGGTCATGCCTTTGATGGCGCTGCTCTGCGGCTATTTCCCCGGCAAACGGCTAGGTTGGCTGGAGGACACGCCAACCGCCGTAGTCCGCGACTGGAGCACGCCCACCGCACGTTACGAGCAACGCCCAAGCGGTCGCGCACTGATGAAAAAGGCGGGCGCCCTGCCCTTCGATGGCGTCCGCGCGCAGACCCTCGCCATCAGCCTCAGCGATGATCCTTACGGAACGATCCCGGCGATCGAACGCCTGCTCGGCTACTTCAGCAACGCGGCAAAAACCCATCTGCGCATTGCGCCGCAGGACATCGGCGAACGACAAGTCGGACATTTCGGCTTTTTTCGCAGCGCATACCAAGCCACACTATGGCCCATTGCTCTGACCTGGCTGCAGACCGGCGCACTGGCCGCCGATACACCCGGCCGACAAGTGCCACGCAGCTGA